One genomic segment of Brassica napus cultivar Da-Ae chromosome A3, Da-Ae, whole genome shotgun sequence includes these proteins:
- the LOC106439932 gene encoding transcription factor PIF7 — MSNYGVKELTWENGQLTVHGLGEGVEPTTTSANLLWTQALNGCETLESVVHQAALQPNKLQSQNGRDHNNSESKDGSCSRKRGYPQEMDCWFSGQEESHRVGHSVTASASGTNMSWASFESGRSLKTARTGDRDYLFSGSETQETEGDEQETRGEAGRSNNGRRGRAAAIHNESERRRRDRINQRMRTLQKLLPTASKADKVSILDDVIEHLKQLQAQVQFMSLRANLPQQMMMPQLPPPQSVLSIQHQQQQQQQQQQQQQQFQMSLLATMARMGMGGGGNAYGGLVPPHPPLMVPPMDNRDCTNASSASLTDPYSAFLAQTMNMDLYNKMAAAIYRQQSDQTPKVNTGMPSSSSNHEKRD, encoded by the exons AT GTCGAATTACGGAGTGAAAGAGCTCACATGGGAAAATGGGCAGTTAACGGTCCATGGTCTAGGCGAAGGAGTCGAACCAACAACAACCTCAGCTAACCTTTTATGGACTCAAGCTCTCAACGGGTGTGAGACTTTGGAGTCTGTGGTCCACCAGGCGGCTCTGCAGCCAAACAAGCTGCAGAGCCAGAATGGACGGGACCACAACAACTCTGAGAGCAAGGACGGATCCTGTTCAAGAAAACGCGGTTATCCCCAAGAAATGGACTGTTGGTTCTCTGGTCAAGAAGAGAGCCATAGAGTTGGTCATAGCGTGACTGCAAGTGCAAGTGGTACCAACATGTCTTGGGCTTCTTTTGAATCTGGTCGTAGCTTGAAGACGGCTAGAACCGGAGACAGAGACTATTTATTCTCTGGATCG GAAACTCAAGAAACTGAAGGAGATGAACAAGAGACTAGAGGAGAAGCTGGGAGATCTAATAATGGAAGAAGAGGACGAGCCGCAGCTATTCACAACGAGTCTGAaagg AGAAGGCGTGACAGGATAAACCAAAGGATGAGAACACTTCAGAAGCTGCTTCCTACTGCAAGTAAG GCGGATAAAGTATCCATTTTGGATGATGTAATAGAACATTTGAAACAGCTACAAGCACAGGTTCAGTTTATGAGCTTAAGAGCCAACTTGCCACAACAAATGATGATGCCACAGCTACCTCCTCCACAATCAGTTCTCAGCATCCAACACCAACAacaacagcagcagcagcagcagcagcaacaacaacagttTCAGATGTCTTTACTAGCAACAATGGCGCGAATGGGAATGGGAGGCGGTGGCAATGCTTATGGAGGTTTAGTTCCTCCTCATCCACCATTGATGGTCCCTCCTATGGATAACAGAGACTGCACTAatgcttcttcagcttctttaACTGATCCCTACAGTGCTTTTCTCGCACAG ACAATGAACATGGATCTATATAACAAAATGGCTGCAGCTATCTACAGACAACAGTCTGATCAGACTCCAAAGGTAAATACAGGCATGCCCTCAAGTTCTTCTAATCACGAGAAAAGAGATTAG
- the LOC106442439 gene encoding remorin 1.4-like: protein MPNLSELAITDNPALNWLKNQAYWYEKMDYYDEKESEFATSVAAAAFVIRAMEEAYKENAKRMREETKRSRKKKTNPVIAKSEVKRINRSFTQDLTIGEESFKKQQMDNPQKDRREQEIGSSSRTLGLASAPSKADSWEKSQLDKIKLRYEKMKAEIVGWENERKSAAKLRMEKRKSELQKRTEINNQHYKTKLARIQVIADGAKKQLEEKKRSQEAQVQEKVKKMRRTGKVPANYLCFRFNY, encoded by the exons ATGCCGAATCTATCAGAACTGGCCATAACCG ATAATCCAGCACTAAACTGGCTGAAAAACCAAGCATATTGGTACGAGAAAATGGACTACTACGACGAGAAAGAAAGCGAATTTGCAACTTCTGTTGCAGCTGCTGCGTTTGTCATCAGAGCAATGGAGGAAGCCTATAAAGAAAATGCGAAAAGAATGAGAGAAGAAACCAAGAGGTCTCGCAAGAAGAAAACCAATCCGGTAATAGCTAAATCCGAAGTAAAGAGAATCAACAGATCATTTACTCAAGACTTGACCATTGGAG AGGAGAGTTTCAAAAAACAACAGATGGACAATCCACAAAAGGACCGTAGGGAACAAGAGATTGGCTCTTCCTCTAGAACATTGGGACTTGCTTCAGCGCCAAGTAAAGCAGATTCTTGGGAAAAATCTCAACTCGACAAAATCAAATTAAG GTATGAGAAAATGAAAGCTGAAATTGTGGGTTGGGAAAATGAGAGAAAATCAGCAGCTAAACTCAGAATGGAGAAAAGAAAG AGTGAGTTGCAGAAAAGAACAGAAATAAATAACCAGCATTATAAGACAAAGTTAGCACGGATCCAAGTTATTGCTGATGGAGCCAAGAAACAGCttgaggagaagaagaggagcCAAGAAGCTCAAGTTCAAGAAAAAGTTAAGAAAATGCGTCGAACTGGAAAAGTCCCTGCCAATTATTTATGCTTTCgatttaattactaa